TTCTTGCCGCCGTTGCGCTGGCGGCTGCCGCGGCCCAATCGGCCTGGGCCGGAGACATGTCGGTGGGCGCCGGGTACAACTTCGTTCCGGGATCCGGCTATGTCTCGTTTGACGACCGGTTCGGCAACTTCGCCGCCGAAGCCTGGCTGATGACCACCGGCCAGGAAGAGCCGACCACCCGCCCCGGACCGGAACTGGATCTCAACGTCCTCGCCTATCTGCCGTCGTGCCCCGTCTTTGCCAAGGTCGGCGTGATTTCCGGCTTGTGGGGCAAGCATGGAGCCGACGCCGGCTTCGGGGTCGATTGGCCGCTCACCCGCCAGTGGTCGGTACGCCTGCAGGACACGTTCAACTGGGCGACCGAAGACCAGCACCCCGGCTACGAACTCGAACATCAGGTTGCGCTGGGCGTCGAATTCCACTTTTGACCCGGTGCGCAGGGGCCATGTTGTCTCGGAGTCTGCGCGGCAGAAGGTGGTTTCCCCCTCTCCCGCATGCGGGAGAGGGCGGGGGTGAGGGTGATTGAGTTGGGACGGTAGACGCGCAAAGGGGTATTGGTGTTCATAGAGGATGCCCCGCTACCTACCGTACAAACCGCGCCAGAAGCAACGGCTGCCTTCGGCGCTGCAAGACTGGTTGCCCGAAGGGCATCTGGCCTACTACATCAGCGACGTGATCGACAGCCCGGGTCTGAGCGCGTTTCATCGCCCACGCAACCAGCCGTTTCATCCGGCGAGGATGGTCAAGGTGCTGGTTTACGGATATGCGACTGGAGTGTTCTCGTCGCGCAAGCTCGCTCGCAAGCTGCACGAGGATCGTCGCGCTGGGCCGCGAAGGCAAGGTCCAGGTACGCGTCGACTCGCAGCGCAGACGGAATGGAAACTCGTCTGCGCGGCGCTGAACCTGCGCCGGATGGCGAAACTGGCAACCGCATAATAAACGCCGCAAGTCCGGAAACGCTCCTGCCCACCGCCCGTCTCCGCCTGCCAGCACGCTCCATGGGTTGCCGCCCTCACCCCCGCCCTCTCCCGCTCGCGGGAGAGGGGGAAACCACCTTCCGCCGCGCAGACTCTAGCTTTCGATGATCTTGTCGAAGGACTCCATCGATCCGCACTCCCGTTTCCTTGGCGATCTGGTGAATTGGCTTGTCGCCCGCGCCCATGACCAGATCCACCTTCGTGCCAAAAACGTCTTCCAGATCCAGTTTGCAGCGGATCTCATCCATGACGTCCCTGCTGGCTGCCTCGACGTATAGGTCCACGTCCCCGCCGCGCCGGGAATCATCCGCGCGTGACCCGAAAAGCCAAATCCTGGCGCCTTTCCCAAAGTGGGCGATGACGACCTCGACCGCAGCCTGCGCTTCGAATTCCGTAATCCGCATGGAATGCCTCAATTTCCGACATTTTGCGCCACCTTTCGGCATTTTTGTCCGGCCGAGCCGATTCGCTTTCGAGTCCGGTGAGCGGACGGCGCTACGCCGGTGGGGAAGGGGCCGGCGAGGGAGTCGCTACGCGCCGGCTTCGGCGAGGCAGCGCTCGATCCGGTCGCCGGCCACCGCGGCGCCGTTTTCGGCGGCCACCGTGGGCGCGGCGTCCAGCAGCCGCTGCCGCATCGCGTGATCGTCGAGTAGGGCCGCAAGCGCTTCGGCGGCGGCCTTCGCGGTGTAGCGGGCCATCGGCAGCACCCGGGCGAAACCGCGTCGCGCGGCCCGGCGGGCGTTATCGTGCTGGTCCCAATCGGCAGGCACGAGCAGCGACGGCGCGGCGGCGCGCAAGGCCCAGCCGATGGTGCCGATGCCGCCGGAATGGACGACCGCCGCACCCAGGCCGAACAGGCGCGAGTAGGGCAGATAGCCGGTCACGCGGACATCGTCGGCAACGGCCGGAAGACCCTCGCGGATCCGCGGGCCGGCCACGATGATGGCCCTGCGGCCCAGCCGGCGCGCCGCGCCGATGCTCTCCTCGTAGAACCGTCCCGGGCTGGTACGCAGTCCGCCGCCGGCGGTGAACACCAGCGGCGCCTTGCCCGCTTGCGCGAAGGCCTGCAGCGACTCGACCTGCGCATCGTCGCCGAGAAAGCGCGGTTCGTACCAGCCGAAGCCCGTCACCACGGTCTGCGCCGGCCAGTCGGGTTGCGGGTCGAGCAGCAGCGGCGAAGTCGCCAGCAGGTTCAGGCGCTCCGAGTACATGCCCTCGAAGCGGGGATGGGCCTGCGTCGGCAACCCGAGGCGCGCCTGCAGCCGCAGCTGCGAGCGCATCAGCACCCGCGTGGCGGCGCGCGCCAGGTGGAGGTAGGGCGTTTCCGGCCAGCCCAGCGCGGCGGTACGGCGCTGCAGGCCATCGACGAGCGGCCAGAGCGGCGGATCGCAGCGCGACGGAATCGCCAGCGGCGAGGCGGCGCAGAACACCCAGGGCTTGCCCAGCAGGCGGCGCACGATCGCGCCGGCGTATGCCAGTTGGTTGCCCACCAGCAAGTCGGCCTCGGCCGCCAGGGGGCGCAGCCGGTCCACCTCCGCCCGCAGGCCGTCGGGGGCCAGGGTCGCGTCCAGCCGGGCGCGCCAGCCGGCCGCATCCGGCGCGGCGGTTCGGGCTTGGTCGAGGACATGCAGCGGCAGGCCGAGATCGGCGCAGGCCGCCGCGTGATGCCCCTCGGCCGCAACCGCCACCCGGTGCCCGCGGGCGTGCAGCGCCGCGCCGATCGCCAGCAGCGGAAACATGTCGCCGTAACCGCCGCGTGCGATGATTAGAACCTTGCCCATGTCCACAGAAAAAGAAAAAAACGCCGCCCTCGACGCCGAGGTCTATCACCGCATCGCCGACGTTCCGCCCGAGCACTGGGATGGGCTGGCGGCGCGCGGCTCGGTCGGCCTTTCGCGCGCCTTCTGGTCGATTATGGAGGCGTCGCGCATCAACGACTTCGACTTTCGCTATGTCCTCTTCTACGACGCGCAGCGCCGCCCCGTGGCGCTGGCGGGGTTCTACAGCGTCACCACCGACATTGCGATCTTCGCCCCCGGACCCTTGCGCGCGGCGCTGGGCGCGGTGCGCAGGGTACTCCCGAATTTTTTCAAGCTGCGCATGATCGAGTGCGGCACCCCGATCACCATCACCAGTCCGCCCTTCGTATACGACCCGGCGATCGACCCGGAGGCCGTGGTCGACGCGCTCGACCGGGTGTTGCGGCGCACGGCCCGCGCCGAAGGCCAGTTCCTGATCGTGGTGCGCGACTTCGAGCCCGATGCGGCCGCGTTGCAGAGCGCGTTCGGCAGGCGCGGCTACCACGGGACCGACAGCCTGCCCAATACCTACCTCGCGCTGCCCTGGAGCACCCCCGAAGAGTACCTGGCCGCGCTGCGCAGTTACTACCGCAGCAAGCTCGTCAAGCACCGCAAGCGCAATGCCGCCGCCGGCGTGACCCATACGGTGATCGACGACTTCGCCGACCTTGCCGACGAACTCTGCGCCGAGTGGATGGTCGTGCACGAAAGCGCGAGCGAATTCCAGCGCGAGGTGCTGACGCCGGATTTCTATCGGCGTCTGTCGCGCGACCTCGGGCCGCTCTCGAAGGCGATCCTGTTCCATCGCCACGGCGAGCGGGTGGGACATGCCCTGTTGCTGCGCGACGGCGATATGCTGCGCTGGCTCTACGTCGGCCGCAAGGTCTCCGGCAACGACGGCCTCTATCTCTACGTCGCCCAGACCGTCGTGCTCACCGCGATCGAACTGGGCGTGCGCCGGCTCGAGATGGGCCTCACCACCTACGCCATCAAGCAGGATCTGGGCGCCGAGGTGGTGCCGATCCGGCTTGCCCTGCGCGCCAACCGGAGCTGGATCAATCCCTTCGTCGGCCTAGGCTACAAGCTGCTCAACCGCGTGCCGGCGCCCGCGCCGCGGGCGGTGTTCAAGTGACCATGCTGCGCGGGCCCGTGCTGGTCACCGGGGCCACCGGATTCATCGGCAGCCGCCTGTCCCGCCGCCTGCTGGCGCAGGGCCGCGCGCTGCGGGTGTTCGTGCGCGACCCGGCGCGCCTGGACGCCGATCTGCGCCGCGGCGCCGAAGTGATCGCGGGCGATCTCGCCGACCTGCCCGCCCTGCGCGCTGCCGTGCAGGGCGCGGCGACCGTCTTTCACTGCGCCGCCGACGTCGCCACCTGGGACCGCATGGCGAACTACCGCGCGGCCAACGTCGAGGGCGTGCGCAATCTGTTCCGGGCGATCGAGATCGCCGGCGCGATGCCGCGCGTCGTCCACCTCTCCAGCGTCGACGTGTACGGCTTTCCCGCGTCCCCTGCGGACGAGACCTGTGCCGCGGAGGGCGGCGCGTTCGACTATGGCCGCACCAAGGCGCAGGGCGAGCGCATCGTCGTGGCCCGCTCCCGGCGCCTGGGCCTCGACTTCACCATCCTTCGGCCCTGCAACGTCATGGGGCCGGGCAGCCCGTTCATCGCCCGCATCGGCAAGGAACTGCGTGCGGGTCTGATGCTCACCGTCGACGGCGGCCGCGCCGATTGCGGCTTCCTCGACGTCGACAACCTCATCGATGTCCTGCTCTGGGCCGCGGCCGCGCCGCAGGCGGCGGGTGCGACCTTCAATGTGCGCGATCCCGTGGCCGTGCCATGGAGCCGCTTCGTCGCCGATCTGCGGACGGCCATCGGTGGGCGCGGGGTCGTGCTCAACCTGCCGTACGGCGTTGCCGAATTCGCCGCCCGGCTGCTGCAGCTGCCCCACCTGCTGCTGCCCCTGCCGGGCGAGCCGCTGCTGCACCCGCTCCTCGTGCGCATCTTCGGTCGTACCTGCGGGCACGACATCGCCCGCCTGGCCGCCGCCGGCGCGCCGCTGGGGGCGGTGGACTACGCCGAATCGATGCGTCGCGCCGTGGCCTGGCTGAGCGTGGAATCGGCCCGATGACCAGTAGCCCTTGCGCCGCGGCCGCCGGGCCGCGCCACGCCGTCTTCCTGCAGGGCATGCCGTCGCCGTTTTTCTCCCGCATCGCGGAGCGGCTGCGCGCGCACGGCTGGCGCACCACCCGGATCAACCTGTGCATCGGCGACCGGCTGTTCTGGCGCGGCGGCGACGTCGTCGACTATCGCGGCACCCCGGGCCACTGGCCGGCCTTCCTCGACGACTTCTTTGCCGCGCAGGGGGTCACCGATCTCCTGTTGCTGGGCGAACAGCGCCGCTACCACCGGGAAGCGGTGGGCCTGGCCCACGGCCGCGGCATCCGCGTCACGGTCACCGACTTCGGCTATCTGCGTCCGGACTGGATCACCTTCGAGCGCGACGGCATGAGCGGCGGCTCGCGCTTTCCCCGCGACCCGGCCGCCATCCGCGCCCTGGCGGCGCGCTGCCCGCAGCCCGACTGGGCGCGGCGCTACACCGAA
This genomic window from Burkholderiales bacterium GJ-E10 contains:
- a CDS encoding chlorophyllase, which translates into the protein MRKHLYRLLAAVALAAAAAQSAWAGDMSVGAGYNFVPGSGYVSFDDRFGNFAAEAWLMTTGQEEPTTRPGPELDLNVLAYLPSCPVFAKVGVISGLWGKHGADAGFGVDWPLTRQWSVRLQDTFNWATEDQHPGYELEHQVALGVEFHF
- a CDS encoding transposase of ISThsp1, IS1182 family, with amino-acid sequence MPRYLPYKPRQKQRLPSALQDWLPEGHLAYYISDVIDSPGLSAFHRPRNQPFHPARMVKVLVYGYATGVFSSRKLARKLHEDRRAGPRRQGPGTRRLAAQTEWKLVCAALNLRRMAKLATA
- a CDS encoding glycosyl transferase, UDP-glucuronosyltransferase, translating into MGKVLIIARGGYGDMFPLLAIGAALHARGHRVAVAAEGHHAAACADLGLPLHVLDQARTAAPDAAGWRARLDATLAPDGLRAEVDRLRPLAAEADLLVGNQLAYAGAIVRRLLGKPWVFCAASPLAIPSRCDPPLWPLVDGLQRRTAALGWPETPYLHLARAATRVLMRSQLRLQARLGLPTQAHPRFEGMYSERLNLLATSPLLLDPQPDWPAQTVVTGFGWYEPRFLGDDAQVESLQAFAQAGKAPLVFTAGGGLRTSPGRFYEESIGAARRLGRRAIIVAGPRIREGLPAVADDVRVTGYLPYSRLFGLGAAVVHSGGIGTIGWALRAAAPSLLVPADWDQHDNARRAARRGFARVLPMARYTAKAAAEALAALLDDHAMRQRLLDAAPTVAAENGAAVAGDRIERCLAEAGA
- a CDS encoding putative UDP-glucose 4-epimerase (Galactowaldenase) (UDP-galactose 4-epimerase) CapE-like, coding for MLRGPVLVTGATGFIGSRLSRRLLAQGRALRVFVRDPARLDADLRRGAEVIAGDLADLPALRAAVQGAATVFHCAADVATWDRMANYRAANVEGVRNLFRAIEIAGAMPRVVHLSSVDVYGFPASPADETCAAEGGAFDYGRTKAQGERIVVARSRRLGLDFTILRPCNVMGPGSPFIARIGKELRAGLMLTVDGGRADCGFLDVDNLIDVLLWAAAAPQAAGATFNVRDPVAVPWSRFVADLRTAIGGRGVVLNLPYGVAEFAARLLQLPHLLLPLPGEPLLHPLLVRIFGRTCGHDIARLAAAGAPLGAVDYAESMRRAVAWLSVESAR